From one Populus alba chromosome 17, ASM523922v2, whole genome shotgun sequence genomic stretch:
- the LOC118048764 gene encoding metacaspase-1: protein MHCACYIFSSQQSFLLSLSFSAAKESFIYIIYTASMDNNRYQIMMEARGVVCCKCRQRLSLLTLNSTGVKCPICNMMNPVPTCERSRSKDGKAKKNISDPDLLSSSKKTESLKKMPFPLEISRSSSGTRAARKRALLIGVTYKRKHMLKGTINDVKSMGGFLINSFGFKEENIRVLTEQDTTKKKILKSMEWLVEDCQAGDSLVFYFSGHGLRQPDFERDERDGFDETICPVDFMKEGMIRDNEINSLIVWPLKKDVTLHAIVDACHSGTILDLEHVYNTEQNKWEDNSPPSGNARKHTDGGLAISVSACLDHENAADTSAFTKTMNGALTYLLIYILKKHPGLTYGDLLDLMHEELRKFNESGCLPAKFLRKIFKDLLSQSPQISSSQPFDVYKRHFIL from the exons ATGCATTGCGCCTGCTATATATTCAGCTCTCAACAAAGTTTTTTGTTAAGCCTTTCTTTCTCGGCTGCGAAGGAATCcttcatatatattatatatactgCTTCTATGGATAACAATAGATACCAGATTATGATGGAAGCTAGAGGTGTTGTGTGCTGCAAATGTAGGCAACGATTATCATTATTGACACTAAATTCCACTGGAGTAAAGTGCCCAATTTGCAATATGATGAATCCAGTTCCAACCTGTGAACGATCACGTAGCAAAGATGGAAAGGCAAAGAAAAACATATCAGATCCTGATCTCTTGAGTAGTAGCAAAAAGACAGAGTCGTTGAAGAAGATGCCCTTCCCTTTGGAAATTTCGCGGTCATCATCGGGGACAAGGGCAGCAAGGAAGCGAGCACTGCTAATCGGAGTGACTTACAAAAGGAAGCACATGCTTAAGGGGACTATCAATGATGTGAAGAGCATGGGAGGATTTTTGATCAACAGTTTTGGTTTCAAGGAGGAGAACATTCGGGTTCTTACAG AACAggatacaacaaagaaaaagatacTGAAATCCATGGAATGGCTCGTGGAGGACTGCCAGGCAGGTGACTCCCTCGTGTTCTACTTCTCCGGTCATGGCTTACGTCAACCAGATTTTGAACGCGATGAGCGAGATGGGTTTGATGAAACTATTTGCCCGGTTGATTTCATGAAAGAAGGTATGATACGAGACAATGAAATTAATTCCCTCATAGTCTGGCCGCTGAAAAAGGATGTTACTCTTCATGCAATTGTCGATGCTTGTCACAGTGGAACTATCCTTGATCTTGAACATGTCTACAATACGGAACA AAACAAATGGGAAGATAACAGCCCTCCATCTGGTAATGCAAGGAAACACACGGATGGTGGATTGGCAATTTCAGTCAGTGCTTGTCTGGATCATGAAAATGCTGCCGATACCTCT GCATTCACAAAGACAATGAATGGTGCTCTGACCTACCTTTTAATATACATTCTGAAGAAACATCCTGGATTAACATATGGTGACCTACTTGACTTGATGCATGAAGAGTTGCGCAAATTTAACGAAAGTGGATGCCTTCCTGCAAAATTCTTGAGAAAAATATTCAAGGACCTGTTATCGCAG AGTCCTCAAATTTCATCTTCCCAACCATTCGATGTTTACAAGAGACATTTTATCTTGTAA